A genomic region of Lodderomyces elongisporus chromosome 5, complete sequence contains the following coding sequences:
- the BAS1 gene encoding myb-like DNA-binding protein bas1, with translation MSQTPVNEDIKTEKQLNSRKRLLPIDALAITESLGLQTFRKESRKSWTKEEDTFLSKVITEKLDNDSKLENIDWEEVAKLVSADGSKKGKDCRKRWNNCLDPGLRKGKWTNEEDEQLINAFEKFGASWLKVAQEIKGRTEDQCAKRYKEILDPKTKGRLKPWSKEEDLALVAQVKTHGTKWRTICTAFESRPSLTCRNRWRKLVTDVVRDKASPEIKQAVEGITSESAVLLDSLSRQQEELTKRNSSIQDPKRDNKRQKMFNFEHQGVSHTSYSNNNHNGYNNNHHINSRGYKRETSAEPSATETRTEWRYELGSKNPRQSSSFTGVIKDRESAELLLNYAQTRNYNVTIHQHIHHHYGQRRRESNTSFNSDDPLQNSNLIEPEQSASRFQHFNYLPPRTEVPKLGSSSPDGNEVHRQHHHHHYYHHVYPHEDGKSQITTQANIDQSPDETILSRVEDDKNSNIDNGNKNNHNHNNTNNNKQMEQDTRPCNVETFRKHDLSKQASSNPLTPLTQAVELLTSAENNQNQNHNHNHNQIHHPHKAHQDHNQNHNQKYNQNRNQNQEPAFMGDEMEGLEMAGGNEPEPHGSDFWETMKDLHKPLSANDALPPSPPPPPLSQQNGNIHKPKDDFKAKVRYNTDVSVSGSNFINSNGAISQQFSSETFGQPKVIDATEFHSDQANGGFASQHMDEEDEVLAREVGEVGIDQEILDSYGLFYNVYTKEGSTFPDSQPNQQTSQQQASVGSTYDQWGSGFIIPFNPS, from the coding sequence ATGTCGCAAACACCTGTGAATGAGGATATCAAGACGGAGAAACAGCTTAATTCAAGGAAAAGGCTACTACCGATTGATGCTCTAGCCATTACTGAATCGTTGGGGCTCCAGACTTTCAGAAAAGAACTGCGGAAATCCTGGactaaagaagaagatacATTTTTATCTAAAGTCATCACTGAGAAACTCGACAACGACTCCAAACTAGAGAACATTGACTGGGAAGAAGTGGCGAAACTAGTTTCTGCTGATGGGTCGAAGAAGGGCAAAGATTGCCGTAAGCGGTGGAACAACTGCCTTGACCCTGGTCTACGTAAGGGGAAGTGGacaaatgaagaagatgagcAGTTGATCAACGCTTTTGAGAAGTTTGGAGCCTCGTGGCTCAAGGTAGCACAAGAAATTAAAGGCAGGACTGAGGACCAATGTGCTAAGCGATACAAGGAGATTTTGGACCCAAAGACAAAAGGTAGGTTAAAGCCGTGGTCAAAGGAAGAGGATCTAGCATTGGTTGCACAAGTGAAAACCCATGGGACAAAATGGAGAACTATTTGTACTGCATTCGAGAGCAGGCCGTCTTTAACTTGCAGAAACCGCTGGAGAAAATTGGTTACCGATGTCGTTAGAGATAAGGCTAGTCCAGAAATCAAACAAGCCGTTGAAGGTATTACCAGCGAAAGCGCAGTGTTGTTAGATTCCCTAAGTCGTCAACAAGAAGAGTTGACCAAGAGAAACCTGCTGATTCAGGACCCGAAAAGAGATAACAAGAGGCAAAAAATGTTCAACTTTGAGCACCAAGGAGTTTCTCATACGAGCTATAGTAACAATAATCATAACGGTTATAACAATAATCACCATATTAATAGTAGAGGCTACAAACGAGAAACCCTGGCTGAACCTTCAGCTACGGAAACAAGAACGGAGTGGCGTTATGAGTTGGGAAGCAAGAATCCGAGAcaatcatcttcatttacTGGGGTGATTAAGGACCGAGAGTCTGCTGAGCTTCTTTTAAATTATGCGCAAACAAGGAATTACAACGTAACCATACACCAACACATACATCATCACTATGGCCAACGACGAAGAGAGAGTAATACAAGTTTCAATCTGGATGATCCACTTCAAAATAGTAATCTTATTGAACCAGAGCAGCTGGCATCTCGTTTTCAGCACTTCAATTATCTTCCTCCACGCACTGAGGTTCCAAAACTTGGCTCATCATCGCCCGATGGAAATGAGGTACACCGCCAgcaccatcatcaccattactaccaccacGTCTATCCGCATGAAGATGGAAAATCCCAGATAACTACTCAAGCCAACATTGATCAGTCACCTGACGAAACTATTTTGTCGAGGGTTGAAGACGACAAGAACAGTAATATAGATAATGGCAATAAGAATAACCATAACCAtaacaataccaacaataacaaacaGATGGAACAAGATACAAGACCCTGCAATGTTGAGACGTTTAGGAAGCACGATCTCAGCAAACAAGCGTCTTCGAATCCTTTGACGCCTTTGACTCAAGCAGTGGAATTGTTAACTTCAGCAGAGAACAATCAAAATCAgaatcacaatcacaaccacaaccaaatCCACCACCCTCATAAAGCTCACCAAGACCATAACCAGAATCACAACCAAAAATATAACCAGAACCGCAACCAGAATCAAGAACCAGCATTTATGGGGGATGAGATGGAAGGACTCGAAATGGCCGGAGGCAACGAACCTGAACCTCACGGCTCTGACTTCTGGGAGACTATGAAAGATTTGCATAAACCTCTCTCTGCAAATGATGCATTACCACcctcaccaccaccaccaccactatcaCAGCAAAACGGTAATATTCATAAACCCAAAGATGACTTTAAAGCCAAAGTACGGTATAATACGGATGTTTCTGTTTCAGGGTCAAACTTTATCAATTCAAATGGTGCTATTTCTCAGCAGTTTTCTTCGGAAACGTTTGGTCAACCAAAAGTCATCGATGCCACAGAATTTCACAGTGATCAAGCCAATGGAGGTTTTGCCTCGCAACATATGGATGAGGAAGATGAAGTTTTAGCACGAGAAGTGGGCGAGGTGGGCATTGATCAAGAGATTCTTGATTCGTACGGTTTGTTCTACAATGTATACACTAAGGAGGGATCAACGTTTCCTGATTCACAGCCTAATCAGCAAACATCACAACAACAGGCCTCTGTCGGTAGCACATATGACCAATGGGGAAGTGGCTTTATCATACCATTCAATCCATCATGA
- the YFH1 gene encoding Mitochondrial matrix iron chaperone (BUSCO:EOG092659DX), whose product MLKRSIAQILKFRKPAGSFRLLASRRISRISVSRNGATLLSRPYSVSTQGENLEGKIDQLDDNTYNTISNEYLDSLSDALENLNEEFEQVDSELSHGVLTLTLPPNGTYVINKQPPNKQIWLSSPISGPKRYDSIGGKWVTLRDGSSLTALLEEEISHAVGTNVKFDMTM is encoded by the coding sequence ATGTTGAAAAGGAGCATTGCACAAATATTGAAGTTCAGGAAACCAGCTGGTAGTTTTAGGTTATTAGCATCTAGGAGAATTTCTCGGATTAGTGTCTCACGTAATGGCGCCACACTTTTGAGTCGGCCTTATTCAGTCAGCACACAGGGTGAGAACTTGGAAGGTAAGATTGATCAATTGGATGATAATACGTATAACACCATATCAAATGAATATTTGGATTCCCTTTCAGATGCTTTGGAGAATCTCAATGAGGAGTTTGAACAAGTTGACTCTGAATTGAGCCACGGAGTTCTCACCTTAACCCTTCCACCCAATGGGACATATGTCATTAATAAGCAACCACCAAATAAGCAAATCTGGTTGAGCTCACCAATAAGTGGTCCCAAGAGGTATGATTCGATTGGGGGTAAATGGGTTACGCTTCGGGACGGCAGTTCCTTGACAGCTTTGTTAGAAGAGGAAATTTCGCATGCAGTTGGCACCAATGTGAAATTTGACATGACGATGTAG
- the VAC7 gene encoding Vacuolar inheritance and morphology protein, with protein MNTSSAHSQSQMESKKNKPEKQKMSEKQSELEKQQREPERAKDMVEQSSHVSQNTVTHTIDNKPKQSTSTSNGVSDLPSADSSDKIDNSRKDLSSLTSSKSEKTKQKVIDNEGASNYSSNGRAPTHVNVPQRSAGTPTAATGTTPTTTTTTTTTTKPELENVNSSSSKGNSGLGLSVAPAKAGGLQILNDENTQSRQEPSARKANVQSVLQASQSGSPAPEIHQTKQSSLVAQPSSLMMNSNGSSLHTPSISNMTDSDARNKNTKHKRIAKQNSTKTDFFAAKLASAVDDVESSDSDETFVYENANDDYDETSSVNRDFLLDTASINGLGVGAVVGSGTSAGIGLSSCSNPYQRSLPLDGENEKRPEKTLNKKTHSVANSLNNPTSSEKDLHKRPLALRTFSSFSANEPEAKTIVYRNLEKIPGEASSSADHKLRASQASVGVAHSITEDENEDAFSYKGSEDGYSIDCDGDREARHPDKKNSAESSEHIRSVDGRNEIHRSSFEASVTNGTGTGTGTGAVSGAVTGVDASSSGAGALQSTASKSNSRKKYQSSTASSKLRSTTSKLFDKKGSQPKRYSIIPDDFDIEDFDDELIYYDNKADTHENDKTPLLNLKQGIPHYRSLNLHAPGIKHQNKRYISGNGQPLISSPDSRAGIVQNNGKRAFPFPHQEIYPRYYYDVDPFDQESQVYESDFDLADSNNTRKKGLRHLDKTDGYTENNGHPFLLTQRPLSSKHGFCKSFLYTFICIFAILTVGFILGFFMATTKELSNVGIVSIENPIVSKDELVFNILVEAFNPGWFSVDIEEVELDLFARSGYLPDSPPALSKNLQARKDSSKLETVKLGSISNLESAMNFKAGFFSREPSTQRGEVKLLNPGKNITSADSTQQFRDDTDNSLKWSIISENPFDLIITGVLKYTLPMGRSTKSVVVRKTGYIDPTLFIM; from the coding sequence ATGAATACATCGAGTGCGCACCTGCAGTCACAAATGGAGtcgaagaagaataaaccagagaaacaaaagatgtCTGAAAAGCAAAGTGAGTTggagaaacaacaaaggGAACCAGAGAGAGCCAAGGACATGGTGGAGCAAAGCCTGCATGTACTGCAGAATACTGTTACTCACACTATAGATAACAAACCCAAACAGTCTACAAGCACGTCAAATGGTGTCTCGGATTTGCCATCGGCTGATTCAAGTGATAAAATCGACAACCTGCGTAAGGACTTGCTGAGCTTAACAAGCAGCAAATcagaaaagacaaaacaaaaagttaTTGACAATGAGGGTGCAAGCAATTACTCTTCAAATGGCAGAGCTCCCACTCATGTGAATGTGCCACAGCGGCTGGCAGGTACACcgacagcagcaacaggaACAACGCcaacgacaacaacgacaacaacgacaactaCAAAACCCGAGCTTGAAAATGtaaattcttcttcatcaaaagGAAATAGCGGACTTGGCCTTTCAGTAGCGCCAGCAAAAGCTGGAGGTTTGCAGATCTTGAACGACGAGAATACGCAGCTGCGCCAAGAACCTAGTGCACGCAAGGCCAATGTGCAACTGGTGCTACAAGCCCTGCAGCTGGGACTGCCAGCTCCAGAGATACACCAAACGAAACAACTGTCACTTGTAGCCCAGCCATCAtcgttgatgatgaattcAAACGGATCAAGTTTGCACACCCCATCTATCTCGAACATGACGGATTCAGATGCTCGAAATAAAAACACAAAGCACAAACGAATAGCCAAACAAAATTCCACCAAAACGGACTTTTTTGCAGCCAAATTGGCAAGCgctgttgatgatgttgaaagCAGCGATAGTGATGAGACATTTGTATATGAGAACGCTAACGACGATTATGATGAAACAAGTAGTGTTAACCGTGACTTTTTGCTCGACACTGCTAGTATTAATGGGCTAGGGGTAGGTGCTGTAGTCGGTTCTGGAACCAGTGCAGGCATTGGATTGTCGTCCTGTTCCAATCCTTATCAACGGTCTTTGCCTTTAGACGGTGAAAACGAGAAAAGACCAGAGAAAacattgaacaaaaaaacacattCTGTCGCCAATTCCCTTAACAATCCAACGAGTTCGGAAAAAGATTTGCACAAACGACCTTTGGCATTACgcactttttcttctttttctgcaAACGAACCGGAAGCAAAGACAATTGTTTATCGAAACTTGGAAAAGATACCCGGAGAAGCTAGCAGCAGTGCTGACCATAAATTACGAGCAAGCCAGGCCAGTGTGGGTGTTGCACACTCAATAACCGAGGATGAAAATGAGGATGCTTTTTCGTACAAAGGTAGTGAAGATGGGTACCTGATAGACTGTGATGGCGATAGAGAAGCGCGACATCCAGATAAGAAAAACTCTGCGGAGTCATCAGAACATATACGATCTGTTGATGGACGTAATGAAATTCATCGGTCTTCTTTTGAGGCGTCAGTGACTAATGgaacaggaacaggaacaggaaCGGGTGCAGTATCAGGTGCAGTAACAGGTGTAGATGCATCGTCGTCTGGAGCAGGGGCTCTCCAATCTACGGCTAGCAAGAGTAATTCACGCAAGAAGTATCAGAGCTCCACTGCGTCTTCCAAACTCAGGTCAACGACATCAAAACTTTTTGACAAAAAGGGTTCGCAGCCAAAGCGATATAGCATAATTCCTGACGATTTCGATATAGAAGACTTTGACGACGAATTGATATATTATGATAATAAAGCTGATACGCATGAGAACGACAAGACACCGTTGCTAAACTTAAAGCAAGGGATTCCGCATTATAGATCATTGAACTTGCACGCTCCGGGTATCAAGCATCAGAACAAAAGATATATTTCTGGTAATGGTCAGCCCCTTATCTCATCTCCTGACCTGAGGGCTGGTATTGTGCAAAACAATGGAAAGAGagcttttcctttccctcACCAGGAAATTTATCCGAGATACTACTACGACGTTGATCCCTTTGATCAGGAGTCTCAAGTATACGAATCAGACTTTGATCTCGCCGATCTGAACAATacgagaaaaaaagggttGCGTCATTTGGATAAAACCGATGGGTATACCGAAAATAATGGTCATCCTTTTTTGCTTACGCAGAGACCACTTAGTAGCAAACATGGATTCTGCAAATCATTTCTCTATACGTTTATATGTATTTTCGCGATATTGACTGTTGGTTTTATTCTTGGATTTTTTATGGCCACCACGAAGGAGTTGAGCAATGTTGGAATTGTCTCAATTGAAAATCCAATTGTTAGCAAAGACGAATTGGTTTTCAACATATTGGTGGAGGCATTTAATCCCGGTTGGTTCTCTGTTGATATAGAGGAGGTTGAACTAGATTTATTTGCTCGAAGCGGATACCTTCCTGACCTGCCTCCAGCTTTGAGCAAGAACTTGCAAGCACGCAAGGATCTGTCAAAATTAGAAACAGTTAAACTCGGATCGATTTCTAATTTAGAGTCTGCAATGAATTTCAAAGCTGGCTTTTTTTCGAGAGAGCCATCGACGCAACGGGGAGAGGTGAAACTTTTGAACCCAGGTAAAAATATCACGCTGGCAGATTCCACGCAGCAATTCAGAGATGATACGGATAATTCGCTTAAGTGGAGTATCATTAGTGAAAACCCTTTCGATCTTATAATCACTGGTGTGTTGAAGTACACGCTACCTATGGGTAGGAGTACAAAGTCAGTCGTGGTACGGAAAACTGGGTATATAGATCCCACACTTTTCATCATGTga